In the genome of Nocardiopsis composta, one region contains:
- a CDS encoding acyltransferase family protein, whose protein sequence is MHRESQPNLRGLHRAEAAARPRLPWIDTVRVAVTVLVIAHHCAVTYGNIPVWFYNEPPQDPSAYALDALVVLNQTWFMGLFFLISGYFVPVSVDRHGPRTFAQDRLIRLGLPLLSFVLIVRPLANFHSWLLDSDRPPYALHYLRTIDAGPAWFLEVLLVFSLIYAIYRTARRTPPPGRDTASELRPGVAVVQLLALMAVMAATGAAWRLIVPDGTHWPVVGLPTPSFLPQYALMFAAGVLASRHRWLERVPTSVAAMSAALSAVTLSALAPGMMSPDPRVSAVAAGVLTAALGVGLSVVVLVIFRRLAPDTGPIRRFLSANAFTVYVIHPAILVGLALMLRDVTAPAIAKFGVLLLLAVPACWLLAAVVRTIPGVKKIM, encoded by the coding sequence ATGCATAGAGAGTCTCAACCGAACTTGCGGGGGCTGCACCGCGCCGAGGCCGCTGCTCGTCCTCGACTGCCGTGGATTGACACGGTCCGGGTGGCAGTTACCGTCCTGGTCATAGCGCACCACTGCGCGGTCACCTACGGGAACATCCCCGTCTGGTTCTACAACGAGCCCCCACAGGATCCGTCGGCCTATGCGCTAGACGCGCTGGTTGTGCTGAACCAGACCTGGTTCATGGGTTTATTCTTCCTCATCTCGGGCTACTTCGTTCCTGTGTCGGTCGACCGACACGGGCCGCGCACATTCGCCCAGGATCGGCTCATCCGTCTGGGTCTCCCATTGCTCAGCTTCGTGCTGATCGTGCGGCCACTTGCCAACTTCCACTCCTGGCTACTCGACTCGGACCGGCCGCCCTACGCTCTGCACTACCTTCGCACTATCGATGCGGGACCGGCCTGGTTCCTCGAAGTGCTGCTGGTGTTCTCATTGATCTACGCCATCTACCGCACCGCACGCAGAACCCCTCCACCTGGCCGGGACACCGCTTCCGAACTTCGCCCCGGAGTTGCCGTCGTCCAACTCCTCGCGCTCATGGCCGTCATGGCTGCAACGGGGGCGGCCTGGCGGCTCATTGTTCCCGATGGCACTCATTGGCCGGTCGTGGGTCTGCCGACGCCGTCCTTTCTTCCGCAGTACGCGTTGATGTTTGCCGCTGGCGTGCTCGCGTCCCGGCATCGATGGCTGGAACGCGTGCCCACCTCAGTCGCCGCGATGAGCGCAGCCCTGTCCGCAGTCACGCTTTCAGCGCTCGCGCCTGGGATGATGTCGCCCGACCCTCGCGTGTCTGCGGTCGCGGCGGGAGTTCTCACGGCCGCGCTCGGCGTCGGGCTCAGCGTGGTAGTGCTGGTGATATTCAGACGACTCGCGCCGGATACCGGACCGATCCGGAGGTTTCTGTCGGCGAACGCGTTCACCGTCTACGTCATTCATCCCGCAATCCTGGTCGGTCTTGCACTGATGCTTCGGGACGTCACGGCTCCGGCGATCGCGAAGTTCGGCGTCCTGCTCCTCCTGGCAGTACCGGCCTGCTGGCTGCTCGCTGCAGTCGTGCGCACGATCCCAGGAGTCAAGAAGATTATGTGA
- the mobF gene encoding MobF family relaxase encodes MRVMSAGDGYEYLLRTVAAGDGDRSLSTPLTRYYTEEGTPPGFWMGSGLPYLGGGELTEGGRVSEAQLQLLVGMGRDPITGEPLGETYRQYASVQERVDQRVADLDSELGPVSRAEQVAAIEAEEAERGTRRAVAGYDLTFSVPKSLSAWWGVADGGTKSLIADAHHQAVAEVVAFLEREVATTRVGAAGPDGAVAHVDVAGVLATAFDHYDSRRGDPQLHTHVVVSNKVLTVQDQKWRTLAGRPVHASVVALSELYNATLADRITGMFGIEWEARERGQDRNPAWELAPVPDELISEFSLRSRQIEEEKTRLIDAYRAKHGREPSAKTILKLRAQATLATRPEKRVQSLAALTANWRHRAGEVLGEDANAWARTLTGTGEQAALLRADDVPLDTITDLGQSLVAAVGEKRSTWRRWNLHSEASRQLMGVRFASAADREAITGMVTDAAEQASLRLTPPELASSPVVFRRPDGSSRFRHPSAVLYSTEELLAAEDRLLDRSHATTGPTVELATVEKITSRPDAEGRRLGPDQADALQRIAVSGRVVDVLVGPAGAGKTTAMSALKRAWEKQHGAGSVVGLAPSENAAQVRRSGPPGTTAIVCPPLLSAARCAAPSMP; translated from the coding sequence ATGCGAGTGATGAGCGCCGGCGACGGCTACGAGTACCTGCTGCGCACCGTCGCCGCCGGTGACGGCGACCGCTCGCTCTCGACCCCGTTGACGAGGTATTACACGGAGGAGGGAACTCCTCCCGGGTTTTGGATGGGGTCGGGCCTGCCGTACCTCGGCGGCGGCGAGCTCACCGAGGGCGGCCGGGTCTCCGAGGCTCAGCTTCAGCTCCTGGTCGGGATGGGTCGCGACCCGATCACGGGTGAGCCGCTGGGTGAGACGTATCGGCAGTACGCGAGCGTGCAGGAGCGCGTCGATCAGCGGGTCGCTGACCTTGACTCGGAGCTGGGGCCGGTGTCTCGTGCGGAGCAGGTCGCGGCGATCGAGGCGGAGGAGGCTGAGCGCGGCACCCGCCGGGCGGTCGCGGGGTATGACTTGACGTTCTCGGTGCCGAAGTCGCTGTCGGCGTGGTGGGGTGTTGCGGACGGAGGCACGAAATCCCTGATCGCGGACGCCCACCATCAGGCCGTTGCCGAGGTGGTTGCGTTCCTCGAACGCGAGGTTGCGACCACCCGCGTCGGCGCCGCCGGCCCGGACGGGGCGGTCGCGCATGTCGATGTCGCCGGCGTCCTCGCCACCGCGTTCGACCACTACGACTCACGCCGTGGCGATCCGCAATTGCACACCCACGTCGTGGTGAGCAACAAGGTCCTCACCGTGCAGGACCAGAAGTGGCGGACCCTCGCCGGCCGACCCGTGCACGCCTCGGTCGTCGCCCTGTCCGAACTGTACAACGCCACGTTGGCGGATCGGATCACGGGCATGTTCGGGATCGAGTGGGAGGCCCGGGAGCGAGGCCAGGATCGCAACCCCGCGTGGGAGCTCGCCCCGGTGCCGGACGAGCTGATCTCGGAGTTCTCGTTGCGGTCCCGCCAGATCGAGGAGGAGAAGACTCGTCTGATCGACGCCTACCGGGCCAAGCACGGCCGTGAGCCGTCGGCGAAGACGATCCTGAAGCTGCGCGCCCAGGCGACCCTGGCGACCCGTCCGGAGAAGCGGGTGCAGTCGCTCGCTGCCCTCACTGCCAACTGGCGCCACCGCGCCGGCGAGGTCTTGGGTGAGGACGCGAACGCCTGGGCGCGCACCCTCACTGGGACTGGCGAGCAGGCGGCGCTGTTGCGGGCCGACGACGTGCCCCTGGATACCATCACCGACCTCGGCCAGTCCCTCGTGGCTGCGGTGGGTGAGAAGCGGTCGACGTGGCGGCGCTGGAACCTCCACTCCGAAGCCTCCCGCCAACTCATGGGGGTCCGGTTCGCGTCGGCCGCCGACCGGGAGGCGATCACCGGGATGGTGACCGACGCGGCCGAGCAGGCGTCGCTGCGGTTGACGCCGCCGGAGCTGGCATCGAGCCCGGTCGTGTTCCGCCGCCCCGACGGGTCGAGCCGCTTCCGCCACCCCAGCGCCGTCCTGTACTCCACCGAGGAACTGCTCGCCGCAGAAGACCGCCTCCTCGACCGCTCCCACGCCACGACCGGGCCGACCGTGGAACTGGCCACCGTCGAGAAGATCACCAGCAGGCCCGACGCGGAAGGGCGCCGGCTCGGCCCCGATCAGGCCGATGCCCTTCAGCGGATCGCCGTGTCGGGCCGGGTCGTGGACGTGCTCGTCGGGCCCGCCGGTGCGGGGAAGACGACGGCGATGAGCGCGTTGAAACGGGCGTGGGAGAAGCAGCACGGCGCCGGCAGCGTGGTGGGGTTGGCGCCGTCGGAGAACGCGGCGCAGGTGCGCCGGTCCGGCCCGCCGGGCACCACCGCGATCGTCTGCCCACCGCTACTCAGCGCAGCGCGGTGCGCGGCACCGTCGATGCCGTAG
- a CDS encoding helix-turn-helix domain-containing protein, with translation MFSEFGHQPGSFGDAILIGPNVLFSAEPEDYVTLTAIYVDTDFALDQFFWQHSTVLHDRLDAQGFAEKVYSEPAQVLRLGRDRAGMVTPWLDEMVALSIEGCFPQRFNRLQALWFAVMDVVAPHIRISPVRLTPLQRARSRPVLPRTRRFAPLRREAMLAREALHENVAHPWTLGELAETVRLSPQQLTRVFAEAFGKTPIAYLTMLRVQEMARLLRETDLPVAAAGRRVGWSSRSRATEAFIEHTGLSPSRYRAMRPVTTDHPENGTVVR, from the coding sequence GTGTTCAGCGAGTTCGGGCACCAGCCGGGCAGCTTCGGTGATGCGATCCTGATCGGCCCGAACGTGTTGTTCAGCGCCGAACCCGAAGACTACGTCACTCTCACCGCGATCTACGTCGATACCGACTTCGCGCTCGATCAGTTCTTCTGGCAGCACTCGACCGTCCTGCACGATCGGCTCGACGCGCAAGGGTTTGCCGAGAAGGTCTACTCCGAGCCGGCCCAGGTCCTGCGCCTGGGCAGAGACCGGGCGGGCATGGTGACGCCGTGGCTGGACGAGATGGTCGCCCTCAGTATTGAGGGCTGTTTCCCGCAGCGGTTCAACCGGTTGCAGGCCCTCTGGTTCGCGGTGATGGATGTCGTCGCCCCACACATCCGTATCTCGCCGGTGCGGTTGACGCCGTTGCAGCGGGCGCGCTCGCGTCCCGTGTTGCCGCGTACCCGGCGGTTCGCGCCGCTGCGCCGTGAAGCGATGCTCGCGCGCGAAGCCCTCCACGAGAACGTCGCGCACCCGTGGACGCTGGGCGAACTGGCCGAGACCGTGCGGCTATCTCCGCAACAGCTCACGCGGGTGTTCGCTGAGGCGTTCGGGAAGACCCCGATCGCTTACCTGACGATGCTGCGGGTGCAGGAGATGGCGCGGCTGCTGCGCGAGACCGACCTGCCCGTGGCTGCTGCGGGCCGGCGTGTGGGCTGGTCGAGCCGGTCACGGGCGACGGAGGCGTTCATCGAGCACACCGGGCTCAGCCCGAGCCGCTACCGCGCCATGCGCCCCGTCACCACGGATCACCCCGAGAACGGCACCGTGGTCCGGTAA
- a CDS encoding ArdC-like ssDNA-binding domain-containing protein — protein sequence MATRQEEARQAREAKLDELHDRLTGAVERLVTGEDWADALRFAARFRSRSFNNVLLIWEQHQAAFEQGRVPEPFPTYVAGYKQWQQLGRQVGKGQAGYQILAPVTGRFASANPSDPASWRRLNRGEKPKPGETVRSKMVGVRPAYVWDVSQTTGDPLPKKPEPRLLTGEAPEGLREGLAGRIKAEGFELLWVPHEGMIGGANGLTNFETRQVAVRENMPDAAQVKTEGHELAHVLMHGPDQEEARRHRGIGEVEAESVALMIGAAHGMDTSEYTIPYVAGWAAAVDGKNPVEVVQAAGERIRKTAINILDGLDTTQVPDGTPPGLDRDTQRRPLERGAGRAAPAAEPEELRPERAGRGL from the coding sequence ATGGCGACGAGGCAAGAGGAGGCCCGCCAGGCGCGGGAGGCGAAGCTCGACGAGCTCCACGACAGGCTCACCGGCGCGGTCGAGCGACTCGTCACCGGTGAGGACTGGGCCGACGCGCTCCGGTTCGCCGCGAGGTTCCGGTCGCGGTCGTTCAACAACGTCCTGCTGATCTGGGAACAGCATCAGGCCGCGTTCGAGCAGGGCCGGGTGCCCGAGCCGTTCCCGACCTATGTCGCCGGGTACAAGCAGTGGCAACAGCTCGGCCGACAGGTCGGCAAAGGCCAGGCCGGATACCAGATCCTCGCCCCCGTCACCGGCCGATTCGCGTCGGCGAACCCCTCCGATCCCGCGTCGTGGCGGCGCCTGAACCGGGGCGAGAAGCCCAAGCCGGGCGAGACTGTGCGCTCGAAGATGGTCGGGGTACGCCCGGCCTACGTCTGGGATGTCTCCCAGACCACCGGCGACCCGCTCCCGAAGAAGCCGGAGCCGCGGCTGCTGACCGGGGAGGCGCCGGAAGGACTGCGCGAGGGGCTGGCGGGACGGATCAAGGCGGAGGGGTTCGAGCTGCTGTGGGTGCCGCACGAGGGCATGATCGGCGGCGCGAACGGGCTCACGAACTTCGAGACCCGCCAGGTCGCCGTGCGGGAGAACATGCCCGACGCCGCGCAGGTGAAGACCGAGGGCCACGAGCTCGCCCACGTCCTGATGCATGGCCCCGACCAGGAGGAGGCCCGCCGACATCGCGGGATCGGTGAGGTCGAGGCCGAATCCGTGGCGCTGATGATCGGTGCCGCTCACGGGATGGACACCAGCGAGTACACGATCCCGTACGTGGCCGGGTGGGCGGCGGCCGTGGATGGGAAGAACCCGGTCGAGGTGGTCCAGGCCGCCGGGGAGCGGATCCGCAAGACCGCGATCAACATCCTCGATGGGCTCGACACGACCCAGGTGCCCGATGGCACCCCGCCCGGCCTCGACCGCGACACCCAACGCCGCCCACTAGAACGTGGCGCCGGCCGGGCGGCGCCTGCCGCGGAGCCTGAGGAGCTGCGACCCGAGCGGGCGGGGCGGGGGCTGTGA
- a CDS encoding TetR/AcrR family transcriptional regulator, whose amino-acid sequence MARGRGRDHDVVRQAIIDAAGAAVEQGGLESLTFRRVAAAADVSPGRVQHYFTDRAKLVQACFDAVQDRARSRVEATLAKVEPSPAEVVAAILRTMIPRSPEDFRDLRVVTMFETLALTEPALGRALLEGRAELRMLLVDQVALVLRRPGSALEAAGITSPEMISDGLLATAGGLASEVLHGHLGADEAHRVLDAALACGLGKSTTDDTEGGHGG is encoded by the coding sequence GTGGCGCGAGGGCGCGGACGCGATCACGATGTGGTCCGGCAAGCGATCATCGATGCAGCGGGCGCCGCGGTCGAGCAGGGGGGCCTCGAGTCGCTGACGTTCCGTCGGGTCGCTGCTGCCGCGGATGTATCCCCGGGACGGGTCCAGCACTACTTCACCGACCGCGCCAAGCTGGTGCAGGCCTGCTTCGATGCTGTGCAGGATAGGGCGCGTTCTCGTGTGGAGGCGACGCTCGCGAAAGTCGAGCCGAGCCCTGCGGAGGTGGTCGCGGCGATTCTGCGCACGATGATCCCGCGGAGTCCCGAGGACTTCAGAGATCTCCGTGTGGTCACCATGTTTGAGACCTTGGCGCTCACCGAGCCGGCGTTGGGGCGGGCACTGCTGGAGGGTCGCGCAGAGCTGCGCATGCTGCTGGTCGATCAGGTTGCGCTCGTCTTACGCAGACCCGGTTCCGCGCTGGAAGCAGCCGGCATCACGTCCCCGGAGATGATCTCTGATGGATTGCTTGCGACGGCCGGCGGGCTCGCGAGTGAAGTCCTGCACGGCCATCTCGGGGCCGACGAGGCACACCGGGTCCTAGACGCGGCGCTGGCCTGCGGGCTCGGCAAGAGCACGACTGACGACACGGAGGGCGGCCATGGCGGATGA
- a CDS encoding DNA cytosine methyltransferase gives MRDDHPLRGRPLHVGSLSSGYGGLDLAVEYATGGETIWFSETNTSIRVFAHHWPGFPDLGDITSVEWATVLPVDVLIGGFPCQDVSTVGKGAGLAPGTRSGLWSHMAAAIDALQPELVVIENVRGLLSAPAVRPTPEGATPDARNPDDATIDFTP, from the coding sequence ATGCGCGACGACCATCCCCTTCGCGGCCGCCCTCTCCACGTCGGGTCGCTGTCCTCCGGCTACGGCGGCCTCGACCTTGCCGTCGAGTACGCCACCGGCGGCGAGACGATCTGGTTCTCCGAGACCAACACCTCCATCCGCGTCTTCGCCCACCACTGGCCGGGCTTCCCGGACCTCGGCGACATCACATCCGTCGAGTGGGCGACGGTGCTGCCGGTGGACGTGCTGATCGGAGGGTTCCCCTGCCAAGACGTGAGCACGGTCGGCAAAGGCGCCGGCCTCGCACCCGGCACGCGCTCCGGGCTCTGGTCGCACATGGCGGCCGCGATCGACGCGCTACAACCCGAGCTCGTCGTCATCGAGAACGTCCGCGGCCTGCTCTCCGCACCCGCAGTCCGCCCCACCCCGGAAGGAGCAACCCCCGATGCACGCAACCCCGACGATGCAACCATCGACTTCACCCCCTGA
- a CDS encoding recombinase family protein has translation MKAVTYRYSAAENPTWLDQQEADCRRYADEHGMSVTEVFTDVGRSRYGLQGVLDAVEREDVTGLIVTDLARLGSKYADHVAVVQQLHDAGVDIHITNDRTTSSVEENLIAVKQAYTEANARFADYPLSSDDPDH, from the coding sequence ATGAAGGCCGTCACCTATCGGTACAGCGCGGCAGAGAACCCGACCTGGCTGGACCAGCAAGAAGCCGACTGCCGCCGCTACGCCGACGAGCACGGCATGTCCGTCACCGAGGTCTTCACCGACGTCGGGCGCAGTCGCTACGGTCTGCAAGGCGTGCTCGATGCCGTCGAGCGGGAGGACGTGACCGGGCTCATCGTCACCGACCTCGCTCGGCTCGGCTCCAAGTACGCCGATCACGTCGCCGTCGTCCAGCAGCTCCACGACGCCGGAGTCGACATCCACATCACCAACGACCGCACGACGAGCTCCGTCGAGGAGAACCTGATCGCCGTCAAGCAGGCGTACACCGAAGCTAACGCTCGCTTCGCTGACTACCCGCTCAGCAGCGACGACCCCGACCACTAG